A window of the Chloroflexus sp. Y-396-1 genome harbors these coding sequences:
- a CDS encoding BCD family MFS transporter has product MSWFKMIRLGMLHVAVAISLVPITGVLNRIMIHELGIMASIVAALIILPHLFSPIQVFIGQFSDRHPFWGYRRTPYIALGILLCVGGAAVTPFAAFAMDANFWPGLIFALLVFGLWGVGFNTAVVSYLSLASDISPAQYRSRTIAVMWFMMITAVIGTAIGTGRALEPYSPERLIEVFAICAGIALAIATLGLIGLEPRNAVPLSHEERYSATESVRSVIRDPLARRFFVYLMFMLAAILGQDVLLEPYGAQAFGMDVRSTTQLTATWGGATLLALLLHGIFFSRWLTNKRGAMLGGAIAASGLTLIALSGILHIEPLFVPAVALLGFGTGIATATNLALMLDMTTPQQVGLFIGAWGVADAAARGLGNLLAGIIRDLAALVVGPTGAYATVFLIEAIILCTALVMLRAIDVSAFRSQRRDLGQLVAVMSDA; this is encoded by the coding sequence ATGAGCTGGTTTAAGATGATTCGACTTGGGATGTTGCACGTCGCCGTCGCGATCAGTCTGGTACCGATTACCGGTGTCCTCAATCGGATCATGATCCATGAGCTTGGGATCATGGCCAGTATTGTGGCAGCGCTTATCATTCTCCCTCATCTCTTTTCTCCAATCCAGGTCTTCATTGGTCAGTTCTCGGATCGGCATCCGTTCTGGGGCTATCGCCGTACACCTTACATCGCGTTAGGTATTCTCCTATGTGTCGGCGGTGCAGCCGTGACCCCCTTTGCAGCCTTTGCGATGGACGCTAATTTCTGGCCGGGTCTAATCTTTGCCCTCCTGGTCTTCGGCCTGTGGGGAGTAGGCTTCAACACCGCAGTCGTCTCCTACCTCTCACTAGCAAGCGATATATCGCCTGCCCAATATCGTTCGCGCACAATCGCCGTCATGTGGTTTATGATGATTACAGCAGTTATCGGCACAGCGATTGGCACCGGACGTGCACTCGAACCCTATTCGCCGGAGCGTTTGATTGAGGTTTTTGCCATTTGTGCCGGTATTGCTTTGGCAATTGCTACACTCGGTTTAATTGGACTTGAGCCACGCAACGCGGTACCACTAAGCCATGAGGAGCGTTACAGTGCAACTGAGTCGGTGCGTAGCGTCATCCGCGATCCGCTTGCTCGCCGATTTTTCGTCTATTTGATGTTCATGCTGGCTGCGATCCTCGGTCAAGATGTACTGCTCGAACCGTATGGCGCGCAGGCTTTTGGTATGGACGTGCGCTCAACGACGCAACTGACGGCAACATGGGGAGGAGCTACGCTCCTTGCACTCTTACTCCATGGTATCTTCTTTAGTCGCTGGCTCACAAACAAACGTGGAGCAATGCTCGGTGGGGCGATTGCAGCTAGCGGTCTCACCCTGATCGCACTCAGTGGAATCTTGCACATCGAGCCGCTCTTTGTACCGGCAGTTGCCTTACTCGGCTTTGGGACCGGTATTGCAACGGCAACGAATCTGGCGCTGATGCTCGATATGACCACGCCGCAGCAGGTGGGTCTTTTTATCGGGGCATGGGGCGTTGCTGATGCGGCTGCGCGCGGTTTGGGAAACTTACTGGCCGGGATCATCCGCGATCTGGCAGCACTGGTCGTTGGGCCAACCGGTGCGTATGCAACGGTCTTTCTGATCGAGGCAATCATCCTCTGTACCGCGCTGGTGATGCTACGGGCAATTGATGTCAGCGCCTTCCGCAGCCAGCGTCGCGATCTGGGTCAGTTGGTTGCCGTTATGAGTGATGCTTAG
- the hemA gene encoding glutamyl-tRNA reductase, with product MNLFLAGLDHTTAPVEIREQLAFSQTDLPSALLQLTKPETGAPPLFSEAVILSTCNRVELYGVTNPGTTAQHVVEFLSTFHQRPAERFAHTLYFYQGEAVARHLCATASGLRSLVLGEAQIQGQVRSAYEAAQRIGSVGSILHRLFQIALVAGKRVRHETTIGKGAASVSQAGVELARRRLGDLRGREVLLIGGGEVSELAAQNLIANGADRLTIVNRTSARAAALAERYGAEMLDFGALPQALARADIVISSTAAPVPIIYRHHVAEAIAQKQRARACGDCEPPTMLLIDLAVPRDIAADVAQLPGVSLFTVDDLREVVSHTIELRSTVLDIAQQIVEEQVQEFMSWMRTQEALPVLTMLRQRAEEVRNEELTRALRRLHDLSPEQRAVIEGMSRSIINKLLHPPTRCLREAAAHGQGKRYASILAELFNLEH from the coding sequence ATGAATCTGTTCCTTGCCGGTCTCGATCACACTACGGCGCCGGTTGAGATTCGTGAACAGCTCGCGTTCAGTCAGACCGATTTGCCGTCAGCCTTGCTGCAACTAACCAAGCCTGAAACCGGCGCACCACCCCTCTTCAGTGAGGCCGTTATTCTCTCAACTTGCAATCGAGTTGAGTTGTACGGAGTGACCAATCCAGGCACGACAGCCCAACACGTTGTGGAGTTTCTGTCTACTTTTCACCAGCGTCCAGCAGAGCGTTTTGCCCATACGCTTTATTTCTATCAGGGCGAAGCGGTGGCCCGTCATTTATGTGCAACGGCCTCCGGGCTGCGTTCGCTCGTGCTAGGTGAGGCGCAGATTCAAGGGCAAGTCCGTAGCGCCTACGAAGCTGCGCAACGAATCGGAAGTGTCGGTTCGATATTACACCGCTTGTTCCAGATTGCCCTGGTCGCCGGCAAGCGGGTTCGTCATGAAACGACGATTGGTAAAGGGGCCGCCAGTGTTTCCCAGGCCGGCGTTGAGCTGGCCCGTCGTCGGCTCGGTGATCTACGCGGTCGGGAAGTGCTGCTGATTGGTGGTGGTGAGGTCAGTGAATTGGCCGCCCAGAACCTGATTGCCAACGGTGCTGATCGGTTGACGATTGTCAATCGCACGTCGGCCCGTGCTGCTGCCCTGGCTGAGCGTTATGGCGCTGAGATGCTCGATTTTGGTGCGCTCCCCCAGGCATTGGCCCGCGCTGATATTGTGATCAGTTCGACAGCGGCGCCGGTGCCGATTATTTATCGTCACCATGTTGCCGAAGCAATTGCCCAGAAACAGCGGGCACGCGCTTGTGGCGATTGTGAACCACCTACGATGCTCCTGATCGATCTGGCTGTACCACGTGATATTGCGGCTGATGTGGCACAGCTTCCCGGTGTTTCCCTCTTCACTGTTGACGATCTGCGTGAAGTGGTGAGTCACACGATTGAGTTGCGAAGTACCGTGCTGGACATTGCCCAACAGATTGTTGAAGAGCAGGTACAAGAGTTTATGTCCTGGATGCGCACGCAAGAGGCGCTACCGGTACTGACGATGCTCCGACAGCGAGCGGAAGAGGTGCGGAATGAGGAGTTGACCCGTGCACTACGCCGCTTGCACGATCTCTCCCCCGAACAGCGGGCGGTGATCGAAGGAATGTCACGGAGTATTATCAATAAGCTGTTGCACCCACCAACTCGCTGTCTACGTGAAGCGGCGGCGCATGGTCAGGGTAAACGTTACGCTTCGATTCTGGCCGAACTCTTTAATCTGGAACATTGA
- the hemC gene encoding hydroxymethylbilane synthase codes for MARVLLGTRGSALARVQSEWVARALRTAVPDLEVELRIISTTGDRVLDVALSAVGDKGLFVKELEQALLAGEVDLCVHSAKDMPTVTPDGLVLAAFPVRADPRDALVVRDAAIGADLKTLPAGARVGTSSLRRTSQLRHHRPDLQLSDVRGNVDTRLRKLASGQYDALILAAAGLRRLGLWDGTPGAQIGDAVVYPLDPEVMLPAVAQGILAIEIRADDATTRSLVVTLDDPVARSAALAERALLRRLEGGCQIPVAAHAVVTDAGLHLRGMIGSLDGSTLVFAEQTGDPAQPEALGVAVAELLLARGGEAILKTIRHQLEARR; via the coding sequence ATGGCGCGTGTCTTGCTTGGTACTCGCGGTTCGGCGCTTGCCCGTGTCCAGTCAGAATGGGTTGCGCGTGCGCTCCGTACCGCTGTTCCCGATCTCGAGGTTGAGCTGCGGATCATCTCAACCACCGGCGATCGAGTGCTGGATGTCGCATTATCGGCGGTTGGTGATAAGGGTCTGTTCGTGAAGGAGCTTGAGCAGGCCCTATTAGCCGGTGAAGTTGATCTTTGTGTCCACAGCGCGAAAGATATGCCGACCGTGACGCCCGATGGATTGGTGCTCGCTGCATTTCCGGTTCGGGCCGATCCACGCGATGCCTTAGTCGTGAGGGATGCTGCAATCGGCGCCGATCTTAAAACATTACCGGCAGGGGCGCGGGTCGGAACGTCGAGCTTGCGACGCACCAGCCAGCTCCGCCATCATCGACCCGATTTGCAGCTTAGCGATGTGCGAGGGAACGTTGATACCCGCTTGCGCAAGTTGGCTTCTGGTCAGTACGATGCGCTGATTCTGGCTGCTGCTGGTTTGCGTCGGCTGGGGTTGTGGGATGGTACCCCCGGTGCGCAGATCGGCGACGCGGTTGTCTATCCTCTCGATCCGGAGGTGATGTTGCCGGCAGTGGCCCAGGGCATTCTGGCTATCGAGATTCGTGCTGACGATGCCACAACCCGGTCGTTAGTGGTGACGCTTGACGATCCGGTTGCGCGTTCAGCAGCGCTGGCCGAGCGTGCGCTGTTACGGCGGTTGGAGGGTGGTTGCCAGATACCGGTTGCTGCGCATGCAGTGGTTACTGATGCTGGTCTGCACCTGCGTGGTATGATTGGTTCACTCGACGGGAGTACCCTTGTGTTTGCCGAACAAACTGGTGATCCAGCGCAGCCAGAAGCACTGGGGGTTGCAGTTGCCGAGTTATTGCTGGCCCGCGGTGGTGAGGCGATTCTGAAGACTATTCGTCATCAACTGGAGGCTCGCCGATGA
- a CDS encoding uroporphyrinogen-III synthase, whose translation MSGLVGRRIAITRPPGRSDTLAERLRSLGALPLLTPLIAYAPPADQYPLQQAIARLAAGAYHWLVVTSRQTVQVLAEVVIPAATAIAAVGKATAADCRRVWGREPAVVPELELGAALPAAMGNLAGKQVLLPCADIAPPTLAEALRAAGADVERVTAYCTVAGAGVDELRSALQVQAIDAIVLASGSAVRQLQPLCPPDRLPPLICIGPSTAAVCAELGMSVAAIADRPHDDALIAALEQVFIPNCETKE comes from the coding sequence ATGAGTGGCCTTGTCGGTCGCCGGATAGCCATTACTCGTCCGCCTGGGCGCAGTGATACCCTAGCAGAACGGTTGCGGTCACTTGGTGCTCTACCGTTATTAACGCCGTTGATCGCGTATGCGCCACCTGCCGATCAATATCCTCTGCAACAGGCCATCGCCCGTCTAGCTGCTGGTGCATACCATTGGCTGGTTGTGACCAGTCGCCAGACGGTACAGGTGTTAGCTGAGGTGGTGATTCCTGCTGCTACCGCGATTGCTGCTGTTGGCAAAGCAACGGCGGCTGATTGTCGGCGCGTGTGGGGTCGTGAACCGGCGGTTGTCCCTGAGTTAGAACTGGGAGCAGCCTTACCGGCAGCGATGGGGAATCTGGCCGGGAAACAGGTTCTGCTACCGTGTGCGGATATTGCCCCACCCACTCTTGCCGAGGCGCTGCGTGCGGCAGGCGCCGATGTCGAACGGGTGACCGCGTACTGTACGGTTGCCGGTGCGGGGGTGGATGAACTGCGGTCAGCGTTACAGGTCCAGGCAATTGATGCTATTGTGCTTGCCAGTGGTTCAGCAGTGCGCCAACTTCAGCCTCTGTGTCCGCCTGACCGGCTACCGCCATTGATCTGTATCGGTCCTAGCACGGCTGCTGTCTGCGCGGAACTCGGTATGTCGGTCGCAGCTATTGCCGACCGTCCACACGACGACGCGCTGATTGCTGCTTTGGAACAGGTCTTTATACCGAACTGTGAAACCAAGGAGTAA
- the hemB gene encoding porphobilinogen synthase, producing the protein MDLLSRHGSVANSTTTNIPTPVYRPRRLRISPALRDLVRETRLTPAQLIAPIFVRHGHNVRVAIRSMPGQYQMSPDQAAREAKALAERGIRAVLLFGIPARKDACGSENYDPEGIVPQAIQAIKAEVSGMVVISDMCFCEYTDHGHCGVLNTPDRNDYQPQLGQGYLLNDATLALLAEASVVHARAGADIIAPSGMIDGMVAAIRAALDAAGLQHTAIMSYAAKYASGFYGPFRDAAESPPQFGDRSQYQMNPANAREALREVELDVAEGADILMVKPALAYLDIIRQVRDRYTLPLAAYQVSGEYSMVKAAALQGWLDEQRIALETLTAIRRAGADMIITYWAREAAEWLG; encoded by the coding sequence GTGGACCTTCTCTCTCGTCATGGATCAGTTGCCAATAGCACAACGACGAACATTCCAACACCGGTATACCGTCCGCGCCGGTTACGTATCAGCCCGGCCCTTCGTGATCTTGTGCGTGAAACGCGCCTGACGCCGGCCCAATTGATCGCGCCGATTTTTGTTCGTCATGGTCACAATGTACGAGTAGCTATTCGCTCAATGCCTGGTCAGTATCAGATGTCGCCCGATCAGGCTGCGCGAGAGGCAAAGGCACTGGCCGAACGTGGTATTCGAGCAGTTCTACTCTTTGGTATTCCAGCCCGTAAAGATGCCTGTGGTAGCGAGAATTATGATCCTGAAGGTATCGTGCCACAAGCCATTCAGGCGATTAAGGCCGAAGTGTCGGGTATGGTAGTCATCAGCGATATGTGCTTCTGTGAGTATACCGACCATGGCCACTGCGGTGTCCTCAATACCCCTGATCGGAATGATTATCAGCCGCAACTCGGCCAGGGCTATCTGCTTAACGATGCGACACTGGCCTTACTTGCCGAAGCCTCAGTTGTTCACGCCAGGGCAGGTGCAGACATTATTGCGCCTTCGGGCATGATTGACGGGATGGTCGCCGCGATTCGAGCTGCGCTTGATGCGGCCGGTCTACAGCATACTGCAATAATGAGTTATGCCGCCAAGTATGCAAGCGGCTTCTACGGCCCCTTCCGCGATGCAGCCGAAAGCCCACCCCAATTTGGTGATCGGAGCCAGTACCAGATGAATCCTGCTAATGCTCGCGAAGCTCTCCGTGAAGTCGAGCTTGATGTCGCCGAAGGTGCTGATATTCTAATGGTTAAGCCGGCACTCGCCTACCTCGATATTATCCGTCAGGTACGTGACCGCTATACGTTGCCTCTGGCAGCCTATCAGGTCAGTGGTGAATACAGTATGGTGAAAGCTGCTGCCTTACAGGGCTGGCTCGATGAGCAGCGGATTGCACTAGAGACTCTTACCGCGATTCGGCGCGCTGGCGCCGATATGATCATCACGTACTGGGCGCGAGAAGCTGCTGAGTGGTTGGGATAA
- the hemE gene encoding uroporphyrinogen decarboxylase: MRDRFLRACRRQPVDRTPIWLMRQAGRYMPEYRAVRERYGFLQMVKTPEVAAEVTLQPIQAFGVDAAIIFADILPPLEGLGLQLTYEKGEGPVIHNPIRHPREVAALRSCDPRETVAYTLKALQLVKRELNGLPLIGFSGAPFTLASYAIEGGGSREYRLTKRFMYEQPAAWHDLMERLSQLVAEYLIAQVEAGADAVQIFDSWAGALAPADYRSYVLRHTQAVVQTVRQRLGAAAPPIIYFGTDMAGLAGELRQIGADVLGVDWRIDIDTAWAQYGSEHAVQGNLDPMTLFAPPSIIAARAREILQRVGGRPGHIFNLGHGILTETPVDHVRYLVEFVQSFPISETMPALQEVTQ, translated from the coding sequence ATGCGTGATCGTTTTCTACGGGCCTGCCGTCGTCAACCGGTCGATCGTACACCGATCTGGTTGATGCGCCAGGCTGGGCGCTATATGCCTGAATACCGGGCTGTTCGCGAGCGGTATGGCTTTTTGCAGATGGTTAAAACGCCTGAAGTAGCGGCTGAAGTGACTTTACAGCCGATACAAGCATTTGGGGTAGATGCGGCAATTATTTTTGCTGACATTCTGCCGCCCCTTGAAGGGTTAGGGTTGCAGCTCACCTACGAAAAAGGCGAGGGACCGGTTATTCACAACCCCATTCGTCATCCGCGTGAGGTTGCGGCATTACGTTCTTGCGATCCACGTGAGACGGTCGCCTACACTCTGAAGGCGTTACAGTTGGTCAAACGTGAACTGAATGGTTTGCCGCTGATCGGCTTTAGTGGAGCACCCTTCACTCTGGCCAGCTATGCCATCGAAGGTGGGGGCTCGCGAGAATACCGGCTGACGAAACGTTTCATGTACGAACAACCGGCTGCCTGGCACGATCTGATGGAGCGGCTCAGCCAACTAGTTGCCGAATATCTGATTGCGCAGGTCGAAGCCGGAGCCGACGCAGTGCAAATCTTCGATAGCTGGGCCGGCGCACTGGCGCCTGCCGACTACCGCAGTTATGTGTTGCGGCATACGCAGGCAGTCGTACAAACTGTGCGCCAGCGATTAGGCGCGGCTGCACCGCCGATCATCTACTTCGGTACCGATATGGCCGGTCTGGCCGGTGAATTACGTCAGATCGGCGCTGATGTTCTTGGTGTAGACTGGCGGATCGATATTGATACTGCTTGGGCCCAGTACGGTTCTGAACACGCCGTTCAGGGTAATCTCGACCCGATGACCCTCTTTGCACCGCCATCGATCATTGCGGCCCGCGCTCGTGAGATTTTACAGCGGGTTGGTGGTCGTCCCGGCCATATCTTTAACCTCGGTCACGGCATTCTCACCGAAACACCAGTTGACCACGTTCGCTATTTGGTTGAGTTTGTGCAATCATTCCCGATTTCTGAGACAATGCCTGCTCTTCAAGAGGTGACGCAATGA
- the hemL gene encoding glutamate-1-semialdehyde 2,1-aminomutase has product MSIVTERYSRSQADFAAAQEVIPGGVNSPVRAFRGVGGTPIFFERGQGAYVWDVDGNRYIDYVLSWGPLLLGHAHPVVVNAIAEQAQRGTSFGAPTELETELARLVIDLVPSIEQIRFVNSGTEATMSALRLARAATGRRLIVKFNGCYHGHADMLLVQAGSGVATLGLPDSPGVPPSVAAETITVEYNDLDAVAALFASRGAEIAAVIVEPIAANMGFVLPKPGFLSGLRELTKSHGAIFILDEVMTGFRVAAGGAQALWGLDPDLTCLGKVIGGGLPVGAYAGKRHLMQLVAPAGPMYQAGTLSGNPLAMAAGLATLRTAFADDGVAFRQAVTLTTQLANGLRMLGERYRIPLQVGNVGTMFGCYFLRQTDSQITNYAEAKAYADPQRYARFFWAMAERGVYLAPSQFEAGFVSTAHTAADIDATLNAAEAAFATLM; this is encoded by the coding sequence ATGAGCATTGTTACCGAACGCTACAGCCGCTCACAAGCCGATTTTGCCGCAGCGCAAGAGGTGATTCCGGGTGGTGTCAATTCGCCGGTGCGTGCGTTTCGGGGGGTTGGTGGTACCCCCATATTCTTCGAGCGTGGGCAGGGTGCTTATGTTTGGGATGTCGATGGCAACCGTTACATCGACTATGTACTCTCGTGGGGGCCGTTGTTGCTCGGCCATGCTCATCCGGTGGTGGTAAACGCAATCGCCGAACAGGCTCAGCGTGGAACAAGCTTCGGCGCGCCAACTGAGCTAGAGACCGAACTTGCCCGCTTAGTGATTGACCTGGTACCGTCAATTGAGCAGATTCGATTTGTCAACAGTGGTACCGAGGCGACAATGAGTGCTCTGCGCCTGGCGCGGGCGGCAACCGGTCGGCGGCTGATTGTGAAGTTTAACGGCTGTTACCACGGTCACGCCGATATGCTGTTAGTGCAGGCTGGGAGCGGTGTCGCAACCCTTGGTCTTCCCGATAGTCCGGGGGTACCACCATCGGTTGCTGCCGAGACGATCACCGTCGAGTATAACGATCTTGATGCAGTAGCAGCATTATTTGCCAGCCGTGGTGCCGAGATTGCTGCGGTCATTGTAGAGCCGATTGCCGCCAATATGGGCTTCGTGTTGCCCAAACCTGGCTTTCTGAGTGGTTTGCGCGAATTGACCAAGTCGCATGGTGCAATCTTCATTCTCGATGAGGTGATGACTGGTTTTCGAGTAGCGGCGGGTGGTGCGCAGGCATTGTGGGGTCTCGATCCCGATCTGACATGTCTGGGGAAGGTGATCGGTGGGGGCTTGCCGGTAGGGGCTTACGCCGGGAAGCGTCACCTGATGCAACTAGTTGCTCCCGCCGGACCGATGTATCAGGCTGGTACGCTAAGCGGCAATCCACTGGCAATGGCGGCGGGTCTGGCAACCCTACGGACGGCATTCGCTGATGATGGGGTGGCTTTCCGGCAAGCGGTGACGCTCACAACACAGCTCGCCAATGGTCTGCGGATGCTCGGTGAACGCTACCGAATCCCGTTGCAGGTAGGAAATGTCGGTACGATGTTCGGTTGTTACTTCCTCCGTCAAACTGACAGTCAAATTACCAATTACGCTGAAGCAAAAGCTTACGCCGACCCCCAACGCTATGCCCGGTTCTTCTGGGCAATGGCCGAACGTGGTGTCTACCTGGCTCCTTCCCAATTTGAGGCCGGCTTTGTCAGCACAGCACATACTGCCGCCGACATCGATGCGACGCTCAATGCAGCGGAAGCAGCGTTTGCGACCCTTATGTAG
- the hemF gene encoding oxygen-dependent coproporphyrinogen oxidase: MTVTDTRTIVYDLMRDGQRRLCAAFEEIDNHGHFVAESWERPGGGGGTARVMTEGAVFERAGVNVSAVYGAEVPPSIWQHRPSTRGQPYFATGISMVLHPRNPYVPAFHANFRYFEAGEDWWFGGGMDLTPNYGFVEDARHFHVTLRDYCDRHPIASYAEMKAACDNYFFLKHRNEMRGIGGIFFDDLHPGGEDGFERAFAFVRDGITTILDAYLPIVRRRMSTPYGERERMWQLYRRGRYVEFNLIYDRGTLFGLQTGGNIEAILMSLPPVARWQFKYQPEPGSPEAAMAEFLKPRDWASEPSS; encoded by the coding sequence ATGACGGTCACCGATACCCGCACCATCGTGTACGACTTGATGCGCGATGGTCAACGTCGGCTCTGTGCCGCTTTTGAGGAGATTGATAATCACGGCCATTTCGTAGCCGAGAGTTGGGAACGACCGGGTGGTGGCGGTGGCACAGCACGGGTAATGACCGAAGGTGCCGTGTTTGAGCGGGCCGGGGTTAACGTCTCGGCAGTATATGGCGCCGAAGTTCCACCCAGTATCTGGCAACACCGCCCTTCAACACGTGGTCAGCCGTACTTTGCGACCGGCATCTCGATGGTGCTTCACCCGCGCAATCCATATGTTCCTGCTTTCCACGCCAACTTTCGCTACTTTGAAGCAGGTGAGGACTGGTGGTTTGGCGGTGGTATGGATTTGACTCCCAACTATGGATTTGTTGAGGATGCTCGTCACTTTCACGTAACGCTCCGTGACTACTGTGATCGTCATCCAATTGCCAGTTATGCCGAGATGAAGGCTGCCTGCGACAATTACTTCTTCCTCAAACATCGCAACGAAATGCGCGGTATTGGGGGCATCTTTTTCGACGATCTGCATCCTGGTGGAGAAGATGGTTTCGAGCGAGCCTTCGCCTTTGTACGCGATGGGATTACGACCATTCTCGATGCCTACCTACCCATCGTGCGCCGCCGTATGAGCACGCCCTACGGTGAGCGTGAACGAATGTGGCAGCTCTACCGCCGTGGGCGCTACGTTGAATTCAATCTGATTTACGACCGGGGAACTCTCTTTGGTTTGCAAACCGGCGGGAACATCGAAGCGATTCTAATGTCTCTCCCTCCAGTAGCCCGCTGGCAATTCAAATACCAGCCTGAACCTGGTTCCCCTGAAGCTGCAATGGCCGAATTTCTCAAACCTCGCGATTGGGCTTCAGAGCCGTCATCATGA
- the pepF gene encoding oligoendopeptidase F, whose product MTTITHKVPTRAEVPEEYTWDLSQIFPDVSAWEQELQAVEARAQELAALQGTLTQGPAQLLAALTLRDEVGQRLYALYVYAMHLKDSDNTNPVGQGLAERVGSFAARVQAALAFIEPEILAIPATTIEEWLNTTPDLHIYRYELEKLNRQRAHIRSAEVEQVMAEFSDLARAPYTTFSMLTDSDLQFPTIEDEHGQPVQLSHARYGRLIESPDRRVRRDAFKGYYSAFLPFRNTIATTLGAAIRAHVIEARLRHYSSALEAALAPNEIPVEVYHNLIATVEANLPHFYRYLAVRRRLLGLDELHFYDLYVQPVPDVELTIPYQEACDLMRAAFRPLGEEYGAALEQMFSRRWIDVYENVGKRSGAYSGGSYGTPPYILLNYQDRLRDVFTLAHELGHSLHSYFTRKHQPFVYGNYTIFVAEVASTLNEALLTHYMLQNNPDESLRRRLLSQQIEEIRGTIFRQTMFAAFELWMHERAERGQPLTADVLSQHYRDLVARYHGPELQIDDELAYEWMRIPHFYYNFYVYQYATGISAALALSRQIISEGQPAIDRYLRFLRSGSSRSSIELLREAGVDMTSPAPIQAAMDTFAGLVDQLEQLVV is encoded by the coding sequence ATGACAACAATCACTCACAAAGTTCCAACCCGTGCCGAAGTCCCAGAAGAGTATACCTGGGATCTGAGCCAGATTTTTCCTGATGTGAGCGCGTGGGAGCAGGAGTTGCAGGCCGTTGAGGCACGTGCCCAAGAGTTAGCAGCGCTACAGGGAACACTGACCCAAGGGCCTGCCCAGTTGCTGGCCGCGTTGACGCTGCGTGACGAGGTGGGACAACGGCTATACGCGCTGTATGTTTATGCTATGCATCTGAAAGATAGCGATAATACCAACCCGGTTGGTCAGGGATTGGCTGAACGGGTGGGAAGTTTTGCCGCACGTGTTCAGGCTGCACTAGCCTTTATCGAGCCAGAGATACTCGCCATTCCTGCCACAACAATTGAAGAATGGTTGAATACTACCCCTGACCTGCACATCTATCGCTATGAACTAGAGAAATTAAACCGCCAACGTGCTCATATACGCTCGGCTGAAGTTGAGCAGGTGATGGCAGAGTTTAGCGATTTGGCACGCGCTCCTTATACAACCTTTTCGATGCTGACCGATTCGGATTTGCAATTCCCGACCATCGAAGATGAACATGGACAGCCAGTGCAGTTGTCGCATGCCCGCTACGGTCGGCTCATTGAGAGTCCAGACCGACGGGTCCGCCGTGATGCGTTTAAGGGTTATTACAGCGCATTTCTGCCATTCCGAAACACCATTGCAACGACACTCGGTGCGGCGATTCGGGCGCACGTGATCGAGGCACGATTGCGTCACTATTCATCGGCGTTAGAGGCAGCACTGGCGCCAAATGAGATCCCGGTTGAGGTGTACCATAATCTCATTGCAACGGTTGAGGCGAATTTGCCCCATTTCTATCGTTACCTGGCAGTGCGCCGACGCTTGCTTGGCCTCGATGAGTTGCACTTTTATGATCTATACGTGCAGCCCGTACCGGATGTTGAGCTGACAATACCGTACCAAGAGGCGTGCGATCTGATGCGAGCAGCGTTTCGTCCGTTAGGAGAAGAGTACGGGGCAGCGCTCGAGCAGATGTTCAGCCGACGCTGGATCGATGTCTACGAGAACGTGGGTAAACGGAGTGGGGCATACAGTGGCGGTTCGTATGGTACGCCTCCCTACATTTTGCTCAACTACCAGGATCGTCTCCGTGATGTCTTCACGCTGGCCCACGAGTTGGGACACTCGCTCCATTCTTACTTCACGCGCAAGCATCAGCCATTCGTGTATGGCAACTACACCATCTTTGTCGCGGAGGTTGCTTCTACGCTCAATGAAGCACTGTTGACGCATTACATGCTGCAGAACAATCCTGATGAGTCGTTGCGCCGACGCTTGCTGTCTCAACAGATTGAAGAGATTCGGGGGACAATCTTCCGTCAGACGATGTTTGCCGCGTTTGAGTTGTGGATGCACGAGCGCGCTGAACGTGGGCAACCATTAACGGCTGATGTGCTGAGCCAGCATTATCGTGACCTGGTTGCCCGCTACCATGGCCCCGAATTGCAGATTGATGACGAGCTGGCGTATGAGTGGATGCGGATTCCGCATTTCTACTATAATTTTTATGTCTATCAGTACGCAACCGGTATTTCGGCAGCCCTGGCGCTGAGCCGTCAGATTATCAGCGAGGGGCAACCGGCTATTGATCGGTATCTCCGCTTCTTGCGGAGTGGATCGTCGCGTTCTTCGATTGAGCTGCTGCGCGAGGCTGGTGTGGATATGACATCACCGGCACCGATTCAGGCCGCGATGGATACCTTTGCTGGGCTAGTTGATCAGCTTGAGCAGTTGGTCGTGTAG